The genomic interval TGATGGCCGGGTAGATGCGATCCACCACCGCATCATCCATCACGCGGCTGAGCGTGAGCATACGGTCGAGGACGTTGTTGAGGGTTGGGGTGTACATACAGCCTCCTCACGATAGAGATCCGCGGAATCGGCGCGGAGCGAGTGGCCGGTCGTCCTCCCGTCGACCGCCCAGCGCCTGTATGCGGAGGCGGCCGGTCAACGCAAGAAGGATGCTCGTTCACGCCACTCCGTGCGAGAGCGTTTCACTCACACAGCGTGCGCGGAACCCTGACTCGCCGTTTGAGGAGTTACGCCGTGGCTGGCGACAGCGGCGTGAACGGCCGGTCCTTGACCCGCGCCACCAACGCGCGCAACGCGCGATTGCTCACGAGCGCGACGACGCCCGCGACCATGAGTGCGCGCACCTCGCGTCGCGAAATTTTTACCTTTCCGCCCACGCGCAGCATGTCCGTGGAGCGCGTGAGTTCGCGCAGCGTGGCATAAGCAAAGAGCAGTGGCAACACACAGAACGCGCGAATCGCCACGGCGCGACGCGGCACGTACAGGAGATACGTGAGCGCGTCGTCGAGGTCAGCCCACGCGAGTTGCACAAACGCACTCACCGCCTCGTGATTGCGCTCACGAAACGATTCCACGAGCAACGTGGCCTGCGAACTGCCGTGCGCAGCCAGCGTGGCTTCGGGAATGTAGATCGCATTCTCGTGCGTTGCGTCGTACGCGATGTCCTTGAGAATGTTGACCGTCTGCAAGGCCTCGCCGAACTGCCGGCATTTCGTCCACAACTCCGCGAACTCCTCGCGCCCCACGCTCGGCGCGTGCAGTTGCCAGAGCTCGGTGAGCATGCAGCCGACGGTGCCCGCGACGTAGTAGCAGTACTCCTTGTACTCGTCCACCGTCTGAATACGAATGCCGGCAGGGTAGAGTCCCACAAACTTCTTCATCCCGGTGATCATCTCGCGCACCCAGTGCACCACGCGATCGCGCGAAGCGGCGGGCAACGAACGTAGCAATACGCACACCACATCGGTGTGTCGCAACAACGCCACGTGGGCGTCGTCGCCATGAATGTCGGTCACGTGGGCCGGAAAGGCGTCGGCTGCTGCGCGGTCGTCTAGGCAACGCGAGAGCATGTCGAGCAACTGTTGTTTGCGCTCGGGTGCTGCAGTGCCGTCGTCCTCGATGGTGTCGGCAATTCGGCAAAGCAAATACGCGGTGAGCACCGCGCGCCCGAGCATGCCAGGCAGAAAGCGCACCGATATGGCGAAGGTGCGCGAGACCGCCGGCAACGCCTGTCGCCCGTAGCGCAGTGCGTCGTGCACGCGCTGCGGCGAATCAGCAACAGATGGGGTGATCGGCGCAGTCATAACGTGAAGGGTATTCGGCTCGGCAGACCCACACCAGCACCGACCAACCGTTAGCGGCGCGGTGCGCCCGCGATGACCTCGAGCAGGGCCGCCGCTCCGCTCGACTTGGCCGGTCCGTATTCGAGGCGATCCAGCACTTGCTCCAGCGCCACGGTGGCGTTCGCCAACAGGCGGCGATACCCGCGGCGCGTGGCGATCAGCGTGGCGCCGCCTAGCACGAGCAACGGCATCGCGGCGAGCCACGCCGGCACGTTGATAGCAAGCACCGGCGCGCCGGCGAGCAGAAACGCCGTGCAAGCCGTGGCCGCCGTGGCGAGGCGGCGCGAGCGCGCATCGCGAAAGCTCGCCACCAGCCGCACATGCACGCGCGTGCTATCCACCGCGGCGACCGTGGCTGACACGTCCGTTGCGCTGGAGAGGTGGAGGCCGCGTCCGCCAAGCGCGAGCCCGCGTCGTAGCCCGCCAATAAACCCGCGCTGCGCTTCCCACGAGAGCCGCTCAGGAAATCGGCGCTTGAGCACCAGCACTTCGTCCCGTTGCATCGTGGCGTCGAGCGCCGCGAGCACGCTCTGCGGAGTCCCAGGAACCACGCGTGCCGCCGCAACGACGGTCGGCCCTGCGAACCACACGCCGAGGCCGCCTTCCGGTGGCACGAGCCCGCGCCCGCGTTCCTCAGCGAGTGCCTGCCGCAGGTGCTCCGACTCAATGCCCACGTCGGTGCCAAGTTCGAGCAGTTGCGATTCGCTCAACGCTTCTGGGGCGTCGCCGATGGCTGCCTGCAACTCAGAAGCGCGCGCCAGCACCCGCTCGAGCGCGGCACGGTCGAGCACTACCGGAGCGGAGCCTGGAGGCGTGAGGTCGTCTGCCATCAGGAATCCCTACGAGCGCGGAACGCAGTTGGTGCCAGCATTACGTCGTTGCAGCGCGTCCGCAGGTCACGCAGAACTTCCACTCAGGTTCGAGTTCGGCGCTGCACGCGGCGCACTGCCGTACGCGCAGATTTTGCCCGCACGATGGGCAAAAAACAATCTCGCGCCCCTCGGGGAGTCCCTTGCCGCAGTAACGGCATCCCGGCCGCGCTTCGTGCTGCCGCATCTCCGCATCGGGATGCAGCGGTCGCGGCGCCGGATCCGGCTTGGTGGGCACCACGACACGCGGCGTCGCCGATGTGGCTTTTGCGCGCGGCTTACTTGGCGCATCGGCCGGTGCCTCATGCGCTGCAGCAGTCGCCACCTCAATGGGCTTCGCCGGTATCGGCTCAGGCGCCACCGGTATCGGCTCCGTCGGTATCGGCACTGTCGGCAGCGGCGCCGCCGGCAACGGCTCCGACACCGCCGCGACCAATGCCACCGACGCCGGCGTCCCCGCGAGCTCTCCCTCAATGCGCGTCACCGCGACGCGCACATGCTCCTGCGCCAGCGTCACCTTGGCGTTCAGATACGCGCGGTACGCCGCCAAATCCGGGTTCGGCGACGCCAGCTCCGACGCGAGATCATCCTGCATCAAGTCGTCGGCAAATACGTAGCCACGCTCGCCGCTCAACAAACGCGTGATCGCGTGTGCGTAGTCGTCGTTGGTGTCCACGTGCAGGTCGGCGCGCACCTTGCGATACGGCACGAGCGCCACGAGTTCGGCCACTTCGAAGGCGCGGCCGAGGTACTCGGGGCGCGCTTCGCGCGCAGCACGCACGAGGCGTAGAAACAGGCGGTCCAGCTCGTCGCGAACGGTGTCGGTCATCGGAGGCTTCACCAGCGCGGGGGACGAACGGAAAGCTAACGATTAACGCGGAACAGCAGGGAGCGTGGCGCCCGCGCGAAAACTCTCGCGCGCGGGAAAGGGGCTCGGATCGGCGTGCCGCGCGCCGCGCGAGCGTGTGGCACTCAGCCACGACTCAAACTCAGACTCCACCAGACCGCCACTCGCCGACTGATCAGCGGCCGCGCGCGTGGCGAGATGATTGGCATACTCGTTCTGGGCGTGCCCGTCGTGGCCGCGCACCCACTTCCAGGCCACCGCGTGTCCGTCGGCGGCGCGAATGGCGTCGTGCCACATCGCGAGGTTCTCGATGGGGCCGGTCTTTCGCTTCCAGCCATTGCGCGCCCATCCAAACACCCACTGCGTCATGCCGTCCACGATGTACCGCGAGTCGGTGGTGAAGACCACGCGGCACTGGGCACCCTTGGCACCAATGGCGCGCAACGTCTCCGTCACCGACCGCAATGCCATGCGGTTGTTGGTCGTCGAGGGCTCCGACAACCAGAGGTCGCGACGAACCAGCGCGCCGGTCGCCGGCACTTCGTACTCGATGAGCGCGCCGGCGCCGCCGGGATTATCGCCTTCCTTGCCATTGCCGAGGCAACTCTCGTCGGCAAAGATCGACACCAACGCGCCCTCGCTCACCGGACGACCTCAATGGAATCGGCTTCGTCCACCCACAACGTGAGTGGCTGGCCCGTGGTGGGGTGGCGCGCTTCAATGGCTTCGCGGCGATCGCGCAGCACGAGTCGTTCGGCGATCACAATGAAATCGGTACCGCGTCGCCGCACGATAATGCGCGTGCCGCGCCGAATCGCCAGCTCGAGGGCGTCGTACTCCGCCACGGAGAGTTGCGTCACGCGCCCACGCCGCACCAATGCCGCACCGTGTGCTCCAGCACCGCGGCGGCCTGCTCAATCTCGTGCACCATCACGTACTCCTCGGCGGCGTGCGCCAAACCAATGTCGCCGGGGCCAAAACAGACCGCGGGAATGCCGGCGCCGGAGAGCAACGCGGCGTCGGTCCAGCAGGACAATCCTTCGATCGGCGCGGCGAGTCGGTGCGCGGCAAGTCCGTCGGCAATCGCGAGCACAATCGGGTGCGAGGCCGGAATGTCGTTTGGCCCCTGCGAAAAATCCACATGCGCGTCCGCGCGGAGTTCCGGCCGGCGCTGCTGCACGCGCGCCACGGCCTCGCGCAGTTCCCGCGCAAAATCCTCCGGCCCCTCGCCGGGAATTGTGCGGCGTTCAAACTGCACGTTGCACCGGTCGGGGTAGGTCGAGGAGCCAATGCCGCCCGTGATGATCGACGCGTGGAACGACGGCCGCCCGAGGAGCGGATGCGTGCGCGTCGTGAGCGTCTCGCGCTGATACGCGTCGAGCTCCGCCACCACCAACGACGCCAACGTGATGGCATCCACGCCAATGTCATAGCGACTGCCGTGCGCGGCCACACCGTGCACGACGAGCTCGCCCCACGCAAAGCCGCGATGCGCGGGGCAGATGGCGAGGCGCGTCGGTTCGGTGACAATCGCGGCGTCGGCACGAATGCCTGCGTCAATCACGCGCTTGGTGCCGAGGCTCGTGAACTCTTCGTCGGTCACGGCGGTGACGATGACCTCGCCCGCAAAGCCCTGCGCCGTGGCGAGCGCCGCCGCGGCGCACATCGCCGCGACACCGCTCTTCATGTCGGTGCTGCCGCGCCCGTAGAGGCGACCATCGCGAATGGTGGGCTCCCAGGGTGCGTGGGTCATCCCTTCAATGCCCACGGTGTCGAGGTGGCCATTGAGAAGCAGTGACCGGCCTCCGTCGCGCGCGCCGCCGCGGGCAATCACGTTGGGGCGACCGGGAGCGGATTCCTGCAACTCCACGC from Gemmatimonadota bacterium carries:
- a CDS encoding squalene/phytoene synthase family protein; its protein translation is MTAPITPSVADSPQRVHDALRYGRQALPAVSRTFAISVRFLPGMLGRAVLTAYLLCRIADTIEDDGTAAPERKQQLLDMLSRCLDDRAAADAFPAHVTDIHGDDAHVALLRHTDVVCVLLRSLPAASRDRVVHWVREMITGMKKFVGLYPAGIRIQTVDEYKEYCYYVAGTVGCMLTELWQLHAPSVGREEFAELWTKCRQFGEALQTVNILKDIAYDATHENAIYIPEATLAAHGSSQATLLVESFRERNHEAVSAFVQLAWADLDDALTYLLYVPRRAVAIRAFCVLPLLFAYATLRELTRSTDMLRVGGKVKISRREVRALMVAGVVALVSNRALRALVARVKDRPFTPLSPATA
- a CDS encoding zinc ribbon domain-containing protein; this translates as MTDTVRDELDRLFLRLVRAAREARPEYLGRAFEVAELVALVPYRKVRADLHVDTNDDYAHAITRLLSGERGYVFADDLMQDDLASELASPNPDLAAYRAYLNAKVTLAQEHVRVAVTRIEGELAGTPASVALVAAVSEPLPAAPLPTVPIPTEPIPVAPEPIPAKPIEVATAAAHEAPADAPSKPRAKATSATPRVVVPTKPDPAPRPLHPDAEMRQHEARPGCRYCGKGLPEGREIVFCPSCGQNLRVRQCAACSAELEPEWKFCVTCGRAATT
- a CDS encoding ribonuclease HI encodes the protein MSEGALVSIFADESCLGNGKEGDNPGGAGALIEYEVPATGALVRRDLWLSEPSTTNNRMALRSVTETLRAIGAKGAQCRVVFTTDSRYIVDGMTQWVFGWARNGWKRKTGPIENLAMWHDAIRAADGHAVAWKWVRGHDGHAQNEYANHLATRAAADQSASGGLVESEFESWLSATRSRGARHADPSPFPARESFRAGATLPAVPR
- a CDS encoding ArgE/DapE family deacylase encodes the protein MTSRSIPLGDAVALTRALVAVDSRNPLLVANGPGEQACAELLAHVLTDWGLRVELQESAPGRPNVIARGGARDGGRSLLLNGHLDTVGIEGMTHAPWEPTIRDGRLYGRGSTDMKSGVAAMCAAAALATAQGFAGEVIVTAVTDEEFTSLGTKRVIDAGIRADAAIVTEPTRLAICPAHRGFAWGELVVHGVAAHGSRYDIGVDAITLASLVVAELDAYQRETLTTRTHPLLGRPSFHASIITGGIGSSTYPDRCNVQFERRTIPGEGPEDFARELREAVARVQQRRPELRADAHVDFSQGPNDIPASHPIVLAIADGLAAHRLAAPIEGLSCWTDAALLSGAGIPAVCFGPGDIGLAHAAEEYVMVHEIEQAAAVLEHTVRHWCGVGA